One Salarias fasciatus chromosome 22, fSalaFa1.1, whole genome shotgun sequence DNA segment encodes these proteins:
- the mat2b gene encoding methionine adenosyltransferase 2 subunit beta isoform X2 gives MPGFQSAGFQDEEEEDMVPAPRVLVTGATGLLGRAVLREFQRAGWSATGTGYRRARPRLLRCDLTDEDAVRGLIQEFKPDVIVHCAAERRPDVVERHTDAAVNLNVHATSTLAKEAALCGCLFIYISTDYVFDGRNPPYGEDDAPNPLNVYGRSKLEGERETLRHCPGAVVLRVPVLFGEVEFVAESAVTSLWLKVESSEDTCTLDHVLQRFPTDVRDVAAVCRKLSQRARQDPSIRGIFHFSAKEQMTKYEMGVAMAQAFHLPSHHLLPLTELPAASAPRPINSQLNCSRLELLDLGVEPRTFSSAIADCLWPFTADKRWRQTVFH, from the exons ATGCCTGGGTTTCAGTCGGCAGGATTTCAG gacgaggaggaggaggacatggtCCCGGCTCCGAGGGTCCTGGTTACCGGGGCGACGGGCCTGCTGGGCCGGGCGGTGCTGAGGGAGTTCCAGAGGGCCGGCTGGTCGGCCACGGGGACGGGCTACAGGAGGGcccggccccgcctcctccgctGCGACCTGACGGACGAGGACGCCGTGAGAGGACTGATCCAGGAGTTCAAG CCTGACGTCATTGTCCACTGTGCAGCTGAGAGACGTCCAGATGTGGTGGAGCGACACACCGACGCAGCCGTGAACCTGAACGTTCATGCAACCAGCACACTGGCCAAGGAGGCGG CGCTGTGCGGATGTCTCTTCATCTACATCAGCACCGACTACGTGTTTGACGGGAGGAATCCTCCGTACGGAGAAGACGACGCTCCCAACCCTCTGAACGTTTATGGGCGGAGCAAACTGGAAGGAGAGCGAGAGACTCTGAGACACTGTCCAG GCGCGGTGGTGCTGCGGGTGCCGGTGCTGTTCGGGGAGGTGGAGTTTGTGGCGGAGAGCGCCGTGACGTCTCTGTGGCTGAAGGTGGAGTCCTCAGAGGACACCTGCACCCTGGACCACGTCCTGCAGAGGTTTCCCACCGACGTGCGAGACGTGGCCGCCGTCTGCCGCAAGCTGTCCCAGAGAGCCAGACAG GACCCGTCCATCAGAGGAATATTTCATTTCTCTGCGAAGGAGCAGATGACGAAGTacgagatgggcgtggccatGGCTCAGGCCTTCCACCTGCCGTCTCACCACCTCCTGCCG ctgacCGAGCTGCCGGCGGCGtccgcccctcgaccaatcaacAGCCAGCTGAACTGCTCccgcctggagctgctggacctcGGAGTCGAACCCAGAACCTTCTCCTCCGCCATCGCCGACTGTCTCTGGCCCTTCACCGCCGACAAGCGCTGGAGACAGACCGTCTTCCACTGA
- the mat2b gene encoding methionine adenosyltransferase 2 subunit beta isoform X1, which yields MSGAAAHLKIVFSPGRVQLVQDEEEEDMVPAPRVLVTGATGLLGRAVLREFQRAGWSATGTGYRRARPRLLRCDLTDEDAVRGLIQEFKPDVIVHCAAERRPDVVERHTDAAVNLNVHATSTLAKEAALCGCLFIYISTDYVFDGRNPPYGEDDAPNPLNVYGRSKLEGERETLRHCPGAVVLRVPVLFGEVEFVAESAVTSLWLKVESSEDTCTLDHVLQRFPTDVRDVAAVCRKLSQRARQDPSIRGIFHFSAKEQMTKYEMGVAMAQAFHLPSHHLLPLTELPAASAPRPINSQLNCSRLELLDLGVEPRTFSSAIADCLWPFTADKRWRQTVFH from the exons ATGAGCGGCGCAGCCGCGCACCTGAAGATCGTGTTCAGTCCGGGGCGCGTGCAGCTCGTCCAG gacgaggaggaggaggacatggtCCCGGCTCCGAGGGTCCTGGTTACCGGGGCGACGGGCCTGCTGGGCCGGGCGGTGCTGAGGGAGTTCCAGAGGGCCGGCTGGTCGGCCACGGGGACGGGCTACAGGAGGGcccggccccgcctcctccgctGCGACCTGACGGACGAGGACGCCGTGAGAGGACTGATCCAGGAGTTCAAG CCTGACGTCATTGTCCACTGTGCAGCTGAGAGACGTCCAGATGTGGTGGAGCGACACACCGACGCAGCCGTGAACCTGAACGTTCATGCAACCAGCACACTGGCCAAGGAGGCGG CGCTGTGCGGATGTCTCTTCATCTACATCAGCACCGACTACGTGTTTGACGGGAGGAATCCTCCGTACGGAGAAGACGACGCTCCCAACCCTCTGAACGTTTATGGGCGGAGCAAACTGGAAGGAGAGCGAGAGACTCTGAGACACTGTCCAG GCGCGGTGGTGCTGCGGGTGCCGGTGCTGTTCGGGGAGGTGGAGTTTGTGGCGGAGAGCGCCGTGACGTCTCTGTGGCTGAAGGTGGAGTCCTCAGAGGACACCTGCACCCTGGACCACGTCCTGCAGAGGTTTCCCACCGACGTGCGAGACGTGGCCGCCGTCTGCCGCAAGCTGTCCCAGAGAGCCAGACAG GACCCGTCCATCAGAGGAATATTTCATTTCTCTGCGAAGGAGCAGATGACGAAGTacgagatgggcgtggccatGGCTCAGGCCTTCCACCTGCCGTCTCACCACCTCCTGCCG ctgacCGAGCTGCCGGCGGCGtccgcccctcgaccaatcaacAGCCAGCTGAACTGCTCccgcctggagctgctggacctcGGAGTCGAACCCAGAACCTTCTCCTCCGCCATCGCCGACTGTCTCTGGCCCTTCACCGCCGACAAGCGCTGGAGACAGACCGTCTTCCACTGA